The following are encoded together in the Gasterosteus aculeatus chromosome 7, fGasAcu3.hap1.1, whole genome shotgun sequence genome:
- the LOC144410276 gene encoding C-type isolectin Sp-CL4-like, whose amino-acid sequence MRLSVVTAALLLVGILSSVTAQLEGGVVEMSCRDVANQCDDGWSRIDENYCGKYFSTPKAFNDADAQCKSIGSELVSIHKVKDLMNVVCIAVLADFEMKSVWIGAKRSGDVFVYTDGSEVDYSFWSAGQPDNFTGEEDCVEVKPKKWGVWNDDDCSDENNFICAKNM is encoded by the exons ATGCGTCTATCCGTGGTAACTGCTGCCCTGCTGCTGGTGGGCATCCTGAGCTCTGTCACAGCGCAGCTTGAAG GTGGAGTTGTTGAGATGTCATGTCGTGACGTGGCTAATCAATGCGATGACGGATGGAGCCGCATCGATGAAAATTACTGCGGTAAATACTTCTCAACTCCAAAAGCCTTCAACGATGCAGAC GCTCAGTGCAAATCCATAGGAAGTGAACTGGTGTCGATCCACAAAGTTAAAGATTTGATGAATGTGGTCTGTATCGCCGTTCTTGCCGACTTTGAGATGAAGTCCGTTTGGATCGGCGCCAAGCGATCCGGG gatgtgtttgtgtacaccGATGGATCTGAAGTCGACTATTCGTTTTGGTCCGCTGGTCAGCCGGACAATTTTACCGGCGAAGAGGACTGCGTCGAGGTCAAACCCAAAA AGTGGGGAGTCTGGAATGATGATGACTGCTCGGATGAGAATAATTTCATTTGCGCCAAGAACATGTGA